The following are encoded together in the Blautia obeum ATCC 29174 genome:
- a CDS encoding AAA domain-containing protein: MKRHWLGGWCLFLCTFFVMTVLSLILETYEWDTLKDYAKKYENDRDSGTRSLISGINRNYFEPYVMELVFEFTVNANTMIERQIRRMGSIQDDVEETMAGELYADGYIATSQIGDFALLHRLKGAVNNLVMGKAASQGLDQWLFDINKARTPQEIKKISTWQNSDINEKQKEAVEKILSVPDVCLIQGPPGTGKTTVIAEAIYQLVIRNKRVLVASQANLAVDNALERLISNPKIRAIRLGSAKKIDSSVSNITEGNVFVVSGILNAFKNLLTYRDELMFGKDTFLCLKINDYFEIYEWKKQKFIRVDKVSEYLSANYRDLKTYSVY, encoded by the coding sequence TTGAAAAGACACTGGCTGGGAGGCTGGTGTCTTTTTTTGTGCACGTTTTTTGTGATGACTGTGCTTAGTTTAATACTTGAAACATATGAATGGGATACATTAAAGGATTATGCAAAGAAATATGAGAATGACCGAGATTCAGGTACAAGATCCCTGATTTCTGGAATTAATCGAAATTATTTTGAACCTTATGTGATGGAATTGGTTTTTGAATTCACAGTGAATGCAAATACAATGATTGAACGTCAGATACGCCGAATGGGAAGCATTCAGGATGATGTAGAGGAAACAATGGCCGGAGAGCTTTACGCAGATGGCTATATTGCAACATCGCAAATTGGAGATTTTGCATTGCTTCATCGTTTAAAAGGTGCAGTCAACAATCTTGTTATGGGAAAGGCTGCTTCACAGGGACTGGATCAATGGCTTTTTGACATTAATAAAGCAAGAACGCCACAGGAAATCAAGAAAATAAGTACATGGCAGAATTCAGATATCAACGAAAAACAAAAAGAAGCGGTAGAAAAAATATTGTCTGTTCCGGATGTATGTTTAATTCAGGGGCCTCCCGGAACAGGGAAAACAACTGTTATTGCAGAGGCAATTTATCAATTGGTTATACGAAATAAGCGTGTTTTAGTTGCATCTCAAGCTAATTTGGCAGTTGATAATGCGTTGGAGCGATTGATTTCTAATCCTAAGATACGTGCAATCAGACTTGGAAGTGCAAAAAAGATCGATTCATCGGTAAGCAATATCACAGAGGGAAATGTGTTTGTAGTATCTGGAATTTTAAATGCGTTTAAAAATTTATTGACTTATAGGGATGAGTTAATGTTTGGCAAAGATACTTTTTTATGTCTAAAAATCAATGATTATTTCGAAATATATGAATGGAAAAAACAAAAATTTATTAGAGTAGATAAAGTAAGTGAATATTTATCTGCAAATTATCGAGATCTTAAAACTTATTCAGTTTATTAG
- a CDS encoding RNA-binding domain-containing protein has translation MNMKELQSIFTIGETVAVEFKRCGNGIENDTYETVCSFLNRFGGELFMGVLDDGTVVGVPEKAAPDMVKNFIKVVSNPVLFSPTTYLIPEIIKYDENHTIIHVHIPPSAEVHSYKKVIYDRVDDADVKVTATGAIAQMYIRKQNIFTERKIYPYARMEDLRLDLLPKIRIMAQNHTGGQHPWTTMDDQELLKSAGLYGRDIATGEEGYNLAAIMLLGKDDVILNVAPAYVTDALVRKVNVDRYDDREIIKTNLIESYNQLLEFGRKNLPDKFFLEGAINKSLRNTIVREMISNTLMHREFTSSYTAKFVIEKKRMYVENANRASKEGIITVDNLEPNPKNPIIAAFFRNIGYADQLGSGVRKLFKYSKYYSGRDPQFVEDDVFRIVVPLDDEYSFDYSIIIDKDNENASADKVTSSADKMPISADEVPINTLSEQQKKVLHFAKENGQITSHQVELLLEVKQRRARSILGKLVDMGVLERLGAYRNTVYTLKNGRKK, from the coding sequence ATGAACATGAAAGAACTACAATCCATTTTTACAATCGGAGAAACCGTGGCGGTTGAATTTAAACGCTGTGGCAATGGAATAGAAAATGACACCTATGAAACAGTATGTTCTTTCTTAAATCGTTTCGGTGGAGAGCTTTTTATGGGCGTTCTGGATGATGGAACAGTGGTCGGTGTGCCTGAAAAGGCAGCTCCGGATATGGTAAAGAACTTTATAAAAGTTGTAAGTAATCCGGTATTATTTTCGCCTACCACATATCTAATTCCTGAAATTATAAAATATGATGAAAATCATACTATCATTCACGTTCACATTCCACCAAGTGCGGAGGTGCACAGTTATAAAAAAGTGATTTATGATCGTGTGGATGATGCCGATGTAAAGGTAACTGCAACTGGTGCGATTGCGCAGATGTATATTCGTAAGCAGAATATTTTTACAGAAAGAAAGATTTATCCATATGCAAGAATGGAAGATTTAAGATTGGATTTGTTGCCTAAAATTCGAATTATGGCGCAGAATCATACCGGGGGTCAGCACCCATGGACTACGATGGATGATCAGGAGTTGTTGAAAAGTGCAGGGTTATATGGTCGGGATATTGCTACAGGTGAAGAAGGATACAATCTTGCGGCAATTATGCTTCTTGGAAAAGATGATGTAATTTTAAATGTGGCTCCAGCTTATGTTACGGATGCACTTGTGCGTAAAGTAAATGTAGATCGCTACGATGATCGAGAAATCATTAAAACGAACCTGATTGAGAGTTATAATCAACTTCTGGAATTTGGAAGAAAAAACCTGCCAGATAAGTTTTTCCTGGAAGGCGCGATAAATAAAAGTCTGAGAAATACAATTGTCAGAGAGATGATTAGTAATACGCTAATGCACCGAGAATTTACCAGTAGTTATACAGCAAAGTTTGTAATTGAAAAGAAGCGGATGTATGTAGAAAATGCAAATCGTGCATCGAAAGAGGGCATTATTACAGTTGACAATCTGGAACCAAATCCAAAGAATCCAATTATTGCAGCATTTTTCAGAAATATTGGATATGCAGATCAACTAGGTTCTGGAGTTCGAAAACTATTTAAATATAGTAAGTATTATTCGGGAAGAGATCCGCAGTTTGTAGAAGATGATGTGTTTCGTATCGTTGTACCATTAGATGATGAATATTCGTTTGATTATAGTATAATAATTGATAAGGATAATGAAAACGCTAGTGCCGATAAAGTGACAAGTAGTGCCGATAAAATGCCGATTAGTGCCGATGAAGTGCCGATAAATACTTTAAGTGAGCAGCAGAAAAAGGTATTGCATTTTGCAAAAGAAAACGGGCAGATTACATCGCATCAGGTAGAACTACTATTAGAAGTAAAACAAAGACGTGCTAGAAGTATTCTTGGAAAACTGGTTGATATGGGGGTGCTTGAACGATTGGGTGCTTATAGAAATACAGTATACACCCTAAAAAATGGAAGGAAGAAATAA
- a CDS encoding DUF4160 domain-containing protein has protein sequence MKITVNFTVHIYAEERLCDELLIPHSENYGIVGEEIIEPLRIINNRSIMFEVENSVSIKEFYQLIRRHIYSEKNNRMDMYGEEQTTLDFVEEYDVLEIYFLKNGLRYSIVDKSKNLEFYMQKLGISNTIDIQILVSSDAGAVFEDHGIRFYINSREGKRHNEPHVHVDIRQGEGSGSFSLKTAEQLTGSKIRKKDQKIIKEIIENNQKDFLIYWNEHTDGLDVDLNQALGLIHY, from the coding sequence ATGAAGATAACGGTTAATTTTACAGTACATATATATGCAGAAGAACGTTTGTGTGATGAACTGTTAATTCCGCATAGTGAGAATTATGGAATTGTTGGGGAAGAAATAATAGAACCGCTTAGAATAATTAATAATAGAAGCATAATGTTTGAGGTAGAGAATTCAGTATCTATAAAGGAATTTTACCAATTAATTCGAAGGCATATTTACTCTGAAAAGAATAATAGGATGGATATGTATGGAGAAGAACAAACAACTCTTGATTTTGTAGAGGAATACGATGTTCTGGAAATATATTTTTTGAAAAATGGTTTGAGGTATTCTATAGTAGATAAAAGCAAAAATTTAGAATTTTATATGCAAAAATTGGGTATATCTAATACGATTGATATACAGATTTTGGTAAGCTCAGATGCTGGGGCGGTGTTCGAGGATCATGGGATTCGTTTTTATATAAATTCTAGAGAAGGAAAACGACATAATGAGCCTCATGTACATGTTGATATAAGACAAGGGGAAGGAAGTGGGAGTTTTTCTTTAAAAACAGCAGAACAGTTGACGGGGTCTAAAATAAGAAAAAAAGATCAGAAGATTATAAAAGAAATAATTGAAAACAATCAAAAAGACTTTTTGATATACTGGAATGAGCATACAGATGGTCTGGATGTGGATTTAAATCAGGCACTGGGACTTATACATTATTAA
- a CDS encoding DNA polymerase Y family protein: MSRLIFHIDVNSAFLSWESARRVKQGLSDLRDIPACIGGDPKKRTGIVVAKSIPAKKYGITTGEPVAMALRKCPELVIVKSDFELYIKCSRAFKEICASYAPVMESFSIDEVFLDMTGTSLIYPDPIKTAHEIKDKIRDELGFTVNVGISTNKLLAKMASDFEKPDKVHTLFPEEIPTKMWPLSVRDLLFLGKAFEKKLTEAGIRTIGDMAHVSESEIQALLGNKAGHQLHQYALGIDESPVKAKPEEAKGFSVETTFNDDIVSVEQVLPILLEQCDVVTTRMRRKGKKCTSVSVTFRTLDFKNKSHQTTLSNATDMTDEIFRNAKKLFTESWKGEPLRLIGVALTNLTDESFEQLSLFEDNEKKERHRKLDATMDEIRQKFGNDKITRASIMNSNSGIARKARAQMKNELEISCGKQAEKGKDNGRNI, from the coding sequence ATGAGCCGTTTAATCTTTCATATAGATGTCAACAGTGCGTTTCTTTCATGGGAGTCAGCACGAAGAGTGAAGCAGGGACTGTCAGATTTAAGAGATATTCCTGCATGTATTGGCGGTGATCCGAAGAAGCGTACAGGAATTGTTGTGGCAAAGTCCATACCGGCAAAAAAATATGGGATCACGACAGGTGAACCGGTGGCAATGGCACTTCGGAAATGTCCGGAGCTCGTCATTGTAAAAAGTGATTTTGAACTGTATATCAAATGTTCCAGGGCATTTAAAGAAATCTGCGCGTCGTATGCACCGGTGATGGAATCCTTTTCTATAGATGAAGTTTTTCTGGATATGACAGGCACTTCATTGATTTATCCAGACCCGATAAAAACAGCACATGAGATAAAAGATAAGATACGGGACGAACTGGGATTTACAGTTAATGTAGGAATTTCTACAAACAAATTGCTGGCCAAAATGGCATCCGATTTTGAGAAACCGGACAAGGTACATACACTTTTTCCAGAGGAAATCCCGACTAAGATGTGGCCGTTATCGGTGCGTGATCTGTTGTTTCTGGGAAAAGCTTTTGAGAAAAAACTGACAGAGGCCGGAATTCGCACGATTGGTGATATGGCACATGTAAGTGAGTCAGAAATACAGGCATTATTAGGGAATAAAGCCGGACATCAGCTGCATCAATACGCGCTTGGAATCGATGAATCACCAGTCAAAGCAAAGCCTGAAGAAGCCAAGGGCTTCAGTGTAGAAACAACGTTTAATGATGATATTGTCTCAGTAGAGCAGGTACTTCCGATTCTTTTGGAGCAATGTGATGTGGTCACCACCAGAATGCGCCGAAAAGGAAAAAAATGTACTTCTGTATCAGTAACTTTCCGTACGCTTGATTTCAAAAATAAGTCGCACCAGACAACACTTTCCAATGCAACGGATATGACAGATGAAATCTTCAGGAACGCGAAAAAACTCTTTACAGAATCCTGGAAAGGCGAACCGCTCCGACTGATCGGAGTAGCACTTACAAACCTTACAGACGAGAGCTTCGAGCAATTATCACTTTTTGAAGATAATGAAAAGAAAGAACGTCACCGAAAACTGGACGCAACTATGGACGAAATCCGACAGAAATTCGGCAACGACAAGATCACACGTGCAAGCATTATGAACAGCAATTCCGGAATCGCGCGGAAAGCACGCGCGCAGATGAAAAATGAACTCGAGATAAGTTGCGGAAAACAGGCAGAGAAAGGCAAAGATAATGGAAGAAATATTTGA
- a CDS encoding DUF4160 domain-containing protein — MKIKSEIIYTDTIYYYKKPVPGYICSILSANDPDGKNLNILERDSELELEYILEPNTTMSDIRNAICEKMNKQIGDLCRSCPCICIKSHEDFIEIENMDIMVETLLRKFQIEGNLQLYFAFSALQGDIWREGQIHYYMQSREYGKHNRPHVHVNAGDRYSAAIDILTGEILAGEIPGKYMKQIKNKVEKNRGFLIDCWNNMTDGINVDIDYRFGITSFRNVLTDYEGVKERN; from the coding sequence ATGAAAATAAAAAGTGAGATTATATATACTGATACAATTTATTACTATAAAAAGCCTGTTCCTGGCTATATATGTAGTATTCTTTCAGCGAATGATCCAGATGGAAAAAATTTAAATATTTTAGAGAGAGACTCTGAGCTTGAATTAGAATATATTTTGGAGCCAAATACTACAATGTCAGATATCCGAAATGCAATATGCGAGAAAATGAATAAGCAAATAGGTGATCTTTGCAGAAGCTGTCCGTGTATTTGCATAAAAAGTCATGAAGATTTTATTGAGATTGAAAATATGGATATTATGGTAGAAACTCTACTAAGAAAATTTCAAATAGAAGGAAATTTGCAATTATATTTTGCATTTTCTGCACTTCAAGGAGATATTTGGCGAGAAGGACAAATTCATTATTATATGCAATCACGTGAATATGGAAAACATAATAGACCGCATGTGCATGTTAATGCAGGTGATAGATATAGCGCAGCGATTGATATACTTACAGGTGAGATACTTGCAGGAGAAATTCCTGGAAAATATATGAAACAAATAAAAAATAAAGTTGAAAAGAATAGAGGGTTTTTGATTGATTGTTGGAATAATATGACAGATGGAATAAATGTGGATATTGATTATAGATTTGGAATCACGTCTTTCAGAAATGTGTTAACAGATTATGAGGGAGTTAAGGAGAGAAATTAA
- a CDS encoding AEC family transporter, with protein MEISLLLMEEIAKLFAIMLMGYAVVKAGLMKSSESKSVSVIMVYLVIPCVIINAFQVKYTPDVQKGLILACVAAVAVHILFLILTALLKNILHLDAIERATVIYSNAGILVIPLVQELLGQEYVIYSSAYIAVQLILIWTHCKNMLCEEDKLEWKKVLLNVNIISIIVGVVLFIGRIQLPSGVQDVMNMMNNMIGPIGMLLAGMVIAEVPLKTVFNRKRNYVSTALRLIVYPIFVLFLMKIICAFIGIMDAKQILLTVYLASVTPACATVTSMAQLYDKDAAYASSLYVLTTLLSIVTMPVMVGSYEMMA; from the coding sequence ATGGAAATCAGTTTATTGTTAATGGAAGAAATCGCGAAGTTGTTTGCAATCATGCTTATGGGATATGCAGTCGTAAAGGCAGGACTTATGAAATCCTCAGAGAGCAAAAGCGTATCTGTGATCATGGTATACCTGGTCATTCCGTGTGTGATTATTAATGCATTTCAGGTGAAATACACACCAGATGTCCAGAAGGGTCTGATTCTGGCATGCGTGGCAGCAGTGGCGGTACACATTTTATTCCTGATTCTTACAGCATTGTTAAAAAATATCCTGCATCTTGATGCAATTGAACGGGCAACCGTAATCTACTCAAATGCCGGTATTCTTGTCATTCCGCTGGTGCAGGAACTTCTCGGACAGGAGTACGTTATTTATTCAAGTGCATACATTGCAGTACAGCTTATATTAATCTGGACACACTGCAAAAATATGCTCTGCGAAGAAGATAAACTGGAATGGAAAAAGGTACTTCTGAATGTGAATATCATCTCCATTATAGTAGGTGTAGTACTGTTTATTGGCAGAATCCAGCTGCCATCCGGTGTACAGGATGTCATGAATATGATGAATAATATGATCGGCCCAATTGGCATGCTGCTGGCTGGGATGGTCATCGCAGAAGTACCGCTTAAAACTGTTTTTAACCGAAAAAGAAACTATGTTTCTACAGCTTTAAGACTTATTGTATATCCGATATTTGTATTGTTCCTGATGAAAATAATCTGTGCATTTATCGGAATAATGGATGCAAAACAGATTCTCCTGACCGTGTATCTGGCATCTGTAACACCTGCCTGTGCGACTGTCACCTCCATGGCACAGCTCTACGATAAAGATGCGGCATACGCCAGTTCACTGTATGTTCTGACGACGCTGTTGTCAATCGTGACCATGCCCGTGATGGTGGGATCGTATGAGATGATGGCGTAG
- a CDS encoding flavodoxin family protein → MKIVIINGSARKGNTLTAINTFIKGAAEHNEIEMISPDKLHIAPCKGCKACQCHKGCVDQDDTNPTIDKIAAADMILFATPVYWWGMTAQLKLVIDKCYCRGLQLKGKKVGIIVTGGAPVDNVQYELIRKQFECMAGYLSWEVLFFKTYSANAKDELEKNTEAMEELEKLGQDVK, encoded by the coding sequence ATGAAGATCGTAATTATTAATGGAAGTGCAAGAAAGGGAAATACGTTAACAGCAATCAATACTTTTATAAAGGGAGCAGCTGAACATAATGAGATTGAGATGATTTCTCCTGATAAATTACATATTGCTCCATGCAAAGGCTGCAAAGCCTGTCAGTGCCATAAGGGGTGCGTAGATCAGGATGATACGAACCCGACAATTGACAAAATTGCAGCAGCAGATATGATTCTTTTTGCAACCCCGGTCTATTGGTGGGGAATGACTGCACAATTGAAACTGGTTATTGATAAATGCTATTGTCGTGGATTACAGCTTAAGGGAAAGAAAGTTGGTATCATTGTGACTGGCGGAGCTCCGGTTGATAATGTACAGTACGAGCTGATCAGGAAACAGTTTGAATGCATGGCAGGATATTTATCATGGGAAGTATTGTTTTTCAAGACCTATTCTGCAAATGCTAAGGATGAACTTGAAAAGAATACAGAAGCTATGGAAGAACTGGAAAAACTGGGACAGGATGTGAAGTGA
- a CDS encoding PH domain-containing protein: MKSEVNNMLVTGENIIQCFQTVRDQVVFTDKRVIVVNVQGITGKKTSYFSYPYSKVLYFGIETAGVLDIDSELIMTFANGTVLQFDFRSKVDIKGICSNIQQYIL; the protein is encoded by the coding sequence GTGAAATCTGAAGTTAACAATATGCTGGTTACAGGTGAAAACATTATTCAGTGCTTTCAGACAGTACGTGATCAGGTGGTTTTTACTGACAAAAGAGTTATTGTAGTCAATGTGCAGGGAATCACAGGAAAGAAAACGTCTTACTTTTCATATCCATACTCAAAAGTTTTATATTTCGGAATTGAGACGGCAGGAGTTTTGGATATTGACAGCGAATTAATTATGACATTTGCAAATGGAACGGTTCTTCAGTTTGATTTCAGATCAAAAGTAGACATCAAAGGAATTTGTTCAAATATACAGCAGTATATTTTATAA
- a CDS encoding methyltransferase domain-containing protein, which yields MNQIESQWDKLLKIKTTGRDDSRSDQYRYPYEPTQYLVLERLANSGLISKKNTVLDYGTGKGRVCFYLSYQTRCRSVGVEYDERIFSAAESNREHAVSGRRVSFELTGAEEYAVPTDVDRCYFLIRFL from the coding sequence ATGAATCAAATTGAGAGTCAATGGGACAAATTGTTGAAGATAAAGACGACCGGACGGGATGATTCTCGTTCTGATCAGTACAGATATCCGTATGAGCCGACGCAGTATTTGGTATTAGAACGCCTGGCGAACAGTGGGTTGATCAGTAAGAAAAATACAGTTCTTGATTATGGTACTGGGAAGGGCAGGGTATGTTTTTATCTTTCCTATCAGACGCGATGCAGATCTGTCGGTGTGGAATATGATGAGCGTATTTTTAGTGCAGCAGAATCTAACAGAGAACATGCGGTATCGGGCAGAAGAGTATCTTTTGAGCTGACAGGAGCAGAAGAATATGCAGTACCAACTGATGTGGACAGGTGCTATTTTTTAATCCGTTTTCTGTAG
- a CDS encoding NUDIX hydrolase yields the protein MEEIFDIIDTQGNPTGETVTREKAHAEGIPHRTAHIWIIREKYGRTEVLLQKRSMNKDSFPGKFDTSSAGHIQAGDEPLESALRELGEELGIQATPEQLVFAGTFPISFAKEFHGKMFRDEELAFVYIYDQPVDIADLVLQKEEVEAVEWFALEETYAECQKSREKFCVPSGGLEIVREFMTEKRG from the coding sequence ATGGAAGAAATATTTGACATCATAGATACACAGGGAAATCCGACCGGCGAGACTGTAACCCGCGAGAAAGCGCATGCGGAAGGCATTCCACACAGGACGGCACATATATGGATCATACGGGAGAAATATGGAAGAACAGAAGTGCTGCTTCAGAAGCGTTCCATGAATAAAGACTCTTTTCCGGGAAAATTTGACACTTCGTCGGCGGGACACATCCAGGCAGGCGATGAACCACTGGAATCAGCACTTCGCGAGTTAGGAGAGGAACTTGGAATACAAGCCACACCGGAGCAGCTTGTATTCGCCGGAACATTCCCGATTTCGTTTGCAAAAGAATTTCATGGCAAAATGTTTCGAGATGAAGAACTGGCTTTTGTATATATCTATGATCAACCGGTAGATATCGCGGATCTGGTTCTGCAGAAAGAAGAAGTCGAGGCCGTGGAATGGTTTGCCCTGGAAGAAACCTATGCAGAGTGCCAGAAGAGCAGAGAGAAGTTCTGCGTACCAAGTGGCGGACTGGAGATTGTACGGGAGTTTATGACGGAGAAGAGAGGCTAG